The Parvibaculaceae bacterium PLY_AMNH_Bact1 genome window below encodes:
- a CDS encoding GcrA cell cycle regulator (Derived by automated computational analysis using gene prediction method: Protein Homology.): protein MWTEERVELLKKLWAEGLSASQVAKQLGGVTRNAVIGKIHRLGLSGRATTNRAPRARPSAPRATAPRPQQPSAPRPVEIKEEPAMPEPEPQPLVPVEVTPGQLATVLTLTEHTCKWPIGDPGTDGFHFCGHKADPSMPYCATHAKLAYQPVQPRRRADRPRAKTGFAS, encoded by the coding sequence ATGTGGACAGAAGAACGCGTTGAGCTTCTGAAAAAACTTTGGGCAGAGGGTCTAAGTGCCAGCCAAGTTGCTAAGCAGCTCGGTGGTGTGACCCGCAATGCAGTGATCGGGAAAATCCATCGTCTGGGCCTATCAGGTCGCGCAACGACCAACCGGGCACCAAGGGCACGGCCATCCGCGCCGCGGGCGACGGCGCCACGGCCACAACAGCCCTCAGCACCGCGTCCCGTTGAGATCAAAGAAGAACCGGCGATGCCGGAGCCGGAGCCACAGCCGCTGGTACCGGTCGAAGTCACACCCGGTCAGCTAGCAACTGTTCTGACGCTGACTGAACACACCTGCAAATGGCCCATTGGCGACCCGGGGACGGATGGCTTCCACTTCTGTGGACACAAGGCCGACCCGTCCATGCCTTATTGTGCAACCCACGCCAAACTGGCCTACCAGCCGGTACAACCTCGCCGTCGGGCTGATCGTCCGCGAGCGAAGACCGGTTTCGCCAGCTGA
- a CDS encoding ABC transporter permease (Derived by automated computational analysis using gene prediction method: Protein Homology. GO_component: GO:0016020 - membrane [Evidence IEA]), protein MSQDNYLPEGARHFGSFNWLGLWTLYLKEVKRFVKVITQTVLAPVITTLLFLAIFSLALGRLRPDVNGVPFTEFLAPGLIMMTMLQNAFANTSSSILISKVQGNIVDVLMPPLSAGELNIGFAMAGVTRGVLVGFVTALGMLPFVGLSIEHLWAVVFYAIGASLMLSLLGMLGGIWAEKFDHLQAVTNFIITPLAFLSGTFYSVKQLPEFAYIFTQYNPFFYLIDGFRYAFTGVSDGNIMTGVLVTIGCNAVLWIISDRVLRRGYRLKA, encoded by the coding sequence ATGAGCCAGGATAATTATCTGCCAGAAGGCGCACGGCATTTCGGGTCGTTCAATTGGCTGGGCCTATGGACGCTTTACCTGAAAGAGGTGAAGCGTTTCGTCAAAGTCATCACGCAGACTGTGCTGGCGCCCGTCATCACAACACTTCTTTTCCTTGCGATTTTCTCCTTGGCATTGGGACGCTTGCGCCCGGACGTGAACGGGGTGCCATTCACTGAGTTCCTGGCGCCAGGTCTCATTATGATGACCATGCTTCAAAACGCTTTTGCCAACACGTCGTCTTCAATCCTGATTTCCAAGGTTCAAGGTAATATTGTTGATGTGTTGATGCCGCCTTTGTCTGCTGGAGAACTCAACATAGGCTTTGCCATGGCAGGAGTAACCCGCGGCGTCTTGGTCGGCTTTGTAACCGCCCTTGGCATGCTGCCGTTCGTGGGTTTGTCGATTGAGCATCTTTGGGCTGTGGTTTTCTACGCAATCGGCGCCTCTCTCATGTTGTCATTGCTTGGCATGCTGGGGGGCATTTGGGCGGAGAAGTTCGACCATCTCCAAGCGGTCACGAATTTCATCATCACGCCGTTGGCCTTTCTCTCAGGCACGTTTTATTCCGTAAAACAGCTGCCGGAGTTCGCCTACATCTTCACTCAATACAACCCGTTCTTCTATCTGATCGATGGCTTCCGTTACGCCTTCACCGGCGTGTCAGACGGCAACATCATGACAGGTGTTCTTGTTACCATTGGCTGCAATGCGGTGCTTTGGATCATCTCTGATCGGGTTCTCCGGCGAGGCTATCGTCTCAAGGCCTAA
- a CDS encoding aspartate aminotransferase family protein (Derived by automated computational analysis using gene prediction method: Protein Homology.), whose translation MITPILPTYGRADLEFESGEGPFLITPTGDRYLDFGAGVAVASLGHAHPHLVEALETQAKKLWHTSNLYRIPGQERLAERLVAATFADTVFFTNSGAEALECSIKMARKFHAENGAPERDELITFEGAFHGRTLATIAAGGQEKYLEGFGRRMPGFVQVPMGDLKALKEAIGPNTAGVLLEPIEGEGGIRPWELTALQSIRTICDDAGILLVLDEVQTGVGRTGKLYAHELAGVTPDIMASAKGLGGGFPVGACLATEDAAKGMTAGTHGSTFGGNPLAMAVANGVLDVVLDEDFLDAVRQKGLKLKQKLAMLADENSDIIETVRGEGLMLGLKCKIPNTELVGALIDRKLLTVGAGDNVVRLLPPLIIDDTHIDQAIETIAEACGALRAAKAQKEAAK comes from the coding sequence ATGATCACACCCATATTGCCGACCTACGGTCGGGCCGACCTCGAATTTGAGAGCGGTGAAGGACCATTTCTAATTACGCCCACCGGCGATCGTTACCTCGATTTTGGGGCTGGGGTCGCCGTGGCTTCACTTGGCCACGCGCATCCGCACTTGGTGGAAGCGCTGGAAACCCAAGCAAAGAAGCTATGGCACACATCAAACCTGTACCGCATTCCGGGGCAGGAACGGCTTGCTGAACGTCTCGTTGCTGCGACATTTGCCGACACGGTCTTCTTCACGAATTCAGGCGCTGAAGCGTTGGAATGCTCTATCAAGATGGCGCGCAAATTCCACGCGGAGAACGGCGCACCGGAACGAGACGAACTTATTACCTTTGAAGGCGCCTTTCACGGCCGGACATTAGCGACGATTGCCGCTGGAGGTCAGGAGAAATATCTAGAAGGTTTCGGACGGCGCATGCCTGGCTTTGTCCAGGTCCCAATGGGCGACCTTAAAGCGCTGAAGGAGGCGATTGGTCCCAACACGGCCGGCGTTTTGCTAGAACCTATTGAAGGGGAAGGTGGGATCCGTCCATGGGAGCTCACAGCCCTTCAGTCTATCCGCACCATCTGCGACGACGCGGGCATTTTACTGGTGCTCGACGAAGTTCAAACCGGTGTCGGTCGGACTGGAAAACTTTATGCTCATGAACTCGCTGGGGTAACGCCAGACATTATGGCCTCTGCCAAAGGCCTTGGGGGCGGGTTCCCGGTGGGGGCCTGTCTGGCGACAGAAGACGCTGCCAAGGGAATGACGGCTGGAACCCATGGATCAACCTTTGGGGGAAATCCCCTGGCCATGGCCGTCGCCAACGGTGTGCTGGATGTTGTGCTCGACGAGGACTTCCTGGATGCCGTGCGGCAAAAAGGTCTCAAGCTGAAACAGAAGCTGGCAATGCTGGCAGACGAAAACAGCGATATCATTGAGACCGTGCGTGGTGAGGGTCTGATGTTGGGCCTGAAATGCAAAATCCCGAACACTGAACTTGTCGGGGCGCTTATCGACCGCAAGTTATTGACTGTCGGGGCGGGCGACAATGTTGTTCGTCTCCTCCCGCCGCTCATCATTGACGACACTCATATTGATCAAGCGATTGAAACCATCGCTGAAGCCTGCGGTGCCCTAAGGGCAGCAAAGGCCCAGAAGGAGGCCGCAAAATGA
- a CDS encoding Hsp33 family molecular chaperone (Derived by automated computational analysis using gene prediction method: Protein Homology. GO_function: GO:0051082 - unfolded protein binding [Evidence IEA]; GO_process: GO:0006457 - protein folding [Evidence IEA]), with the protein MTTGDQPLTTENLHLDDIVVPFQIEGIGVRGRATRLSGLITDVMSRHDYPEPVSILLGEALTLVAMLGTALKFDGKLTLQTKTDGPVSMLVADFETPGNIRGYAHLDSDRLNAALEKGVDTPTELLGTGYLALTIDQGADMDRYQGIVQLDARGLTEAAHEYFAQSEQIATRIRMAVGPLYERGEVGEASKVTWRAGAVMVQHLAEDGGLTGYREPDDERLLSDEEKNWEHAAILLDSVTDSELLDPDVTADRLLFRLYHEDGVRVFSPASVQFGCPCSRERIEGVLKTFGADDLDHMVENGRIEAKCEFCADQYEFDPADLRG; encoded by the coding sequence GTGACGACGGGCGATCAACCTCTCACGACTGAGAATCTGCACCTTGATGACATCGTTGTGCCCTTCCAGATTGAGGGCATCGGCGTACGCGGACGCGCAACACGTCTATCCGGCCTCATCACTGACGTCATGTCGCGCCATGATTATCCTGAGCCGGTGTCTATCCTGCTTGGGGAGGCGCTGACGCTTGTTGCAATGTTGGGAACTGCGCTCAAGTTTGATGGCAAGCTCACCCTGCAAACGAAGACCGATGGGCCTGTCTCTATGTTGGTCGCGGATTTTGAGACGCCGGGGAACATCAGAGGTTACGCCCACCTAGATAGCGACCGACTTAATGCTGCCCTGGAAAAGGGCGTCGATACGCCGACTGAATTGCTCGGAACCGGATACCTGGCTTTGACCATAGACCAGGGCGCTGATATGGATCGGTATCAAGGCATTGTTCAGTTGGACGCACGTGGCCTCACAGAGGCTGCACATGAATACTTCGCACAATCTGAACAGATCGCGACGCGCATTCGCATGGCGGTCGGCCCTTTATATGAAAGAGGGGAAGTCGGCGAAGCCTCGAAGGTCACCTGGCGCGCTGGTGCGGTCATGGTCCAGCATCTGGCGGAAGATGGAGGCCTTACCGGCTATCGTGAACCTGATGACGAACGACTCCTGAGCGATGAAGAAAAGAACTGGGAACACGCAGCGATTTTGCTCGATTCCGTCACCGACAGTGAATTACTCGACCCGGATGTGACCGCCGACCGTCTTCTATTCCGTCTCTACCATGAAGATGGAGTACGAGTGTTTAGCCCCGCAAGTGTCCAGTTCGGCTGCCCCTGCTCTCGCGAACGGATTGAAGGTGTTTTGAAGACTTTCGGGGCTGACGATTTGGATCACATGGTGGAGAATGGTCGGATTGAAGCCAAATGCGAGTTTTGCGCCGATCAGTATGAATTTGATCCGGCAGACCTGAGAGGATAG
- a CDS encoding hypothetical protein (Derived by automated computational analysis using gene prediction method: GeneMarkS-2+.), with translation MSVLSACTSAPPAPPTEISITFQHRAPIDLNVAKVELVDRYQPTLRSPHVEHLHKVTPSTVTRTWVGERLRAIGTRGLITLIVEEAGVIEEPVGVSDGFEGLFRDEVDTRLIGVIRARFDHIDVGPPGASHSVEVVAEASAEVLESATLNERDLAYFRLVERLAGEFDRVLTAEIQQSLPSLIVH, from the coding sequence ATGTCCGTGCTAAGCGCGTGTACGAGCGCTCCGCCCGCTCCACCAACCGAAATTTCGATCACATTTCAACATCGCGCGCCGATTGACCTCAATGTTGCAAAAGTCGAACTTGTCGATCGTTACCAGCCGACGCTTCGCAGCCCCCATGTTGAACATCTCCACAAAGTCACGCCCTCTACAGTAACCAGAACTTGGGTTGGTGAGCGGCTGCGCGCTATCGGCACTCGCGGATTGATCACCCTTATTGTGGAAGAAGCTGGTGTGATTGAGGAACCTGTCGGCGTGTCCGACGGTTTTGAAGGCCTGTTTCGCGATGAAGTGGACACCCGCTTGATCGGGGTGATCCGTGCTCGCTTTGATCATATAGATGTAGGGCCGCCAGGGGCGTCGCACTCAGTGGAGGTTGTTGCCGAAGCGAGTGCTGAGGTGCTTGAAAGCGCCACGCTGAATGAGCGCGATCTGGCCTATTTCCGCTTGGTTGAAAGATTGGCAGGTGAATTTGACCGGGTTCTCACAGCTGAGATCCAACAGTCACTCCCCTCCCTGATCGTCCACTAA
- the argE gene encoding acetylornithine deacetylase (Derived by automated computational analysis using gene prediction method: Protein Homology. GO_function: GO:0008777 - acetylornithine deacetylase activity [Evidence IEA]; GO_process: GO:0006592 - ornithine biosynthetic process [Evidence IEA]) — MGTRYTPKEMIAKLISFDTVSRHSNLNLITFLEDYLDGWSVPHSRVENTDGTKANLLATVGPADVPGGIVLSGHTDVVPIDGQDWTSDPFSLRETHDRLYGRGTCDMKSFFAIALALVPDFLERGLSVPIHFALSYDEEIGCLGVRPLIDEAVRHLPRPQIVIVGEPTDMLVVNAHKSIDAFTTTVRGLEAHSSATNEGVNAVMIAAEMIHFISQIAEDMKIKGDPTGRFEPPYTSVHVGTIQGGTALNIIPKECSFEWEFRALPGQDPQEIVGKVNGFAETELLQKMQAVHAGASIETVPGAHVPPLTPEDGSPGETLVLKLAEQNATHAVSYGTEAGLFQLADIPTVICGPGNILQAHKPDEFVLLSQVDACERFMRRLMDHVAA, encoded by the coding sequence ATGGGCACGCGATACACTCCAAAAGAAATGATCGCGAAGCTCATCAGCTTCGATACGGTGAGCCGTCATTCAAACCTCAACCTGATTACCTTTCTAGAGGACTATCTGGACGGCTGGAGTGTTCCCCATTCCCGCGTTGAAAACACCGATGGCACCAAAGCCAATCTTTTAGCGACCGTTGGTCCAGCGGATGTACCGGGCGGGATAGTTTTGTCAGGCCATACAGATGTGGTTCCGATAGATGGTCAGGACTGGACCTCAGACCCATTTTCGCTTCGCGAGACGCATGACCGTCTCTATGGGCGTGGCACATGCGACATGAAAAGTTTCTTCGCCATCGCCCTTGCCCTGGTGCCGGACTTCCTTGAACGCGGCCTCTCTGTGCCGATCCATTTTGCGCTCTCTTATGACGAGGAAATTGGCTGTCTGGGCGTGCGACCGCTGATTGATGAGGCGGTGCGGCATCTGCCCCGTCCTCAGATTGTGATCGTGGGGGAACCTACAGACATGTTGGTCGTGAATGCGCACAAGAGCATTGATGCTTTTACAACGACGGTACGAGGGCTTGAAGCGCATTCAAGTGCAACCAATGAGGGTGTGAACGCTGTTATGATCGCAGCTGAGATGATCCATTTCATTTCGCAGATCGCCGAAGATATGAAGATCAAAGGCGACCCGACCGGCCGCTTTGAGCCGCCTTACACCAGCGTGCATGTAGGTACCATTCAAGGCGGCACTGCGCTCAACATCATTCCAAAGGAATGCTCCTTCGAATGGGAGTTCCGCGCCCTGCCAGGCCAAGACCCGCAAGAGATTGTCGGCAAGGTCAACGGGTTCGCTGAAACAGAATTGCTCCAGAAAATGCAGGCAGTACACGCGGGCGCCAGTATCGAAACAGTGCCGGGAGCCCATGTTCCACCTCTGACGCCGGAAGATGGGTCGCCAGGGGAGACGCTGGTTTTGAAACTCGCAGAACAGAACGCAACACATGCTGTTTCTTATGGTACTGAAGCGGGTCTCTTCCAGCTTGCCGACATACCCACCGTCATCTGTGGCCCCGGCAACATTCTGCAGGCGCATAAGCCGGATGAATTTGTGCTTCTCTCACAGGTGGATGCCTGCGAGCGCTTTATGCGTCGGCTTATGGACCATGTCGCCGCCTAG
- a CDS encoding TrkH family potassium uptake protein (Derived by automated computational analysis using gene prediction method: Protein Homology.) encodes MFDTRPIFLVNGIFLAMIGAAMFLPALVDVAVGNDDWVVFASSAMLTLFTGVSFALMTWGHAGSLSIREAFVLVVAAWTILPAFAALPFAFSGLELSYADAFFEAMSGLTTTGSTVISGLDSAPPGILLWRSLLQWLGGLGIIVMAIAILPILQIGGMQLFKVEAFDTAEKVLPSAAQLAVSLISFYAFATGLTALLLWVADMPAFDAINHAMTSIATGGFSTKDGSVGFFASAQIDWIIIGAMIVGSLPFALYLQAIRGRPQTLWKDTQVQVFFGVLLVFVALMTFYDKATLVEPDALTDLRYAAFNVISIMTGTGYATQDYSLWGPFATTLFFFIMFIGGCAGSTSCGIKIFRFQVVYEAAVVQVRRLIHPNGVFVPHYNRKPIQDSVTASVMSFMFLFALTFGIVSMALTLMGLDLVTAVSSAGTAIANVGPGLGPIVGPSGNFSTLPDLAKWTLSFTMLIGRLEIFTVLVILTPTFWRG; translated from the coding sequence TTGTTCGACACACGGCCAATATTTCTCGTCAACGGCATCTTCCTGGCGATGATCGGCGCTGCTATGTTTCTGCCCGCGCTGGTGGATGTGGCCGTCGGCAATGATGACTGGGTCGTCTTTGCCAGCTCTGCCATGCTGACGCTTTTCACCGGTGTCTCCTTTGCGCTCATGACCTGGGGCCATGCAGGCAGCCTGAGCATCCGGGAAGCCTTTGTCCTGGTGGTCGCCGCCTGGACCATCTTGCCAGCCTTTGCTGCTCTTCCCTTTGCCTTTTCAGGCCTCGAACTCTCCTATGCCGACGCCTTTTTTGAAGCGATGTCTGGCCTTACGACCACCGGCTCTACGGTGATTTCCGGGCTCGACAGCGCCCCTCCAGGCATCCTGCTTTGGCGTAGCTTGCTACAATGGCTTGGCGGTCTCGGCATTATCGTGATGGCCATCGCCATCCTACCGATCCTTCAAATTGGCGGCATGCAGCTGTTTAAAGTGGAAGCTTTTGATACTGCCGAGAAGGTCTTGCCGAGCGCAGCACAACTCGCTGTTTCCCTTATTTCGTTTTACGCCTTCGCAACCGGTCTGACGGCACTTCTTTTGTGGGTTGCTGATATGCCTGCATTCGATGCCATCAACCATGCGATGACTTCTATCGCAACAGGAGGCTTCTCCACCAAAGACGGTTCCGTTGGCTTTTTCGCCAGCGCTCAAATTGACTGGATCATCATCGGCGCCATGATCGTTGGCAGTCTGCCTTTCGCACTTTACTTGCAAGCAATCAGAGGCCGCCCGCAGACGCTCTGGAAAGACACCCAGGTACAGGTTTTTTTTGGTGTGCTGCTCGTCTTCGTCGCTCTGATGACCTTTTATGACAAAGCGACTCTGGTAGAGCCAGACGCACTGACGGATCTGCGCTATGCGGCCTTTAATGTCATTTCGATCATGACGGGTACCGGCTACGCCACACAGGATTATTCGCTCTGGGGACCTTTTGCGACAACATTGTTTTTCTTCATCATGTTCATCGGCGGCTGTGCCGGGTCAACGTCCTGTGGCATTAAAATATTTCGGTTCCAGGTTGTTTATGAAGCTGCCGTTGTTCAGGTGCGGCGCCTCATCCACCCCAATGGGGTCTTTGTTCCGCACTATAACCGCAAGCCCATCCAGGACAGTGTGACCGCCTCGGTGATGAGCTTCATGTTTCTGTTTGCTCTTACGTTCGGCATTGTCTCTATGGCGCTGACGTTGATGGGTCTTGACCTTGTCACCGCTGTGTCATCGGCGGGTACTGCCATTGCGAATGTAGGCCCAGGCCTTGGGCCCATCGTAGGTCCATCCGGCAACTTCTCCACTCTTCCAGATCTTGCAAAATGGACTTTGTCCTTCACGATGCTGATCGGACGCCTTGAAATCTTCACCGTACTGGTCATCTTAACGCCAACGTTTTGGCGCGGCTAA
- the apaG gene encoding Co2+/Mg2+ efflux protein ApaG (Derived by automated computational analysis using gene prediction method: Protein Homology.) yields the protein MRSDFVNSAGTQSPETVGLYKQTTRSIRIEVEPIYLADQSDPDQGYYVWAYTVLIYNESREAVQLRARHWQISDSHGQVHEVKGTGVVGEQPVILPGEVYEYTSGTPLAAPSGIMVGTYRMETRHGETFDAAVPPFPLDCPHADRMVH from the coding sequence ATGAGATCCGATTTTGTAAATAGCGCAGGCACGCAGTCCCCGGAAACGGTTGGACTCTATAAGCAGACGACCCGGTCTATCCGCATCGAAGTGGAGCCGATTTATCTGGCTGATCAGTCCGATCCGGATCAGGGCTACTATGTCTGGGCCTATACGGTTCTCATTTACAATGAGAGCAGAGAGGCCGTGCAGCTTCGCGCGCGCCATTGGCAGATTTCCGACAGTCATGGCCAGGTCCATGAGGTCAAAGGGACCGGTGTTGTCGGCGAACAGCCAGTGATCCTCCCTGGCGAGGTCTATGAATATACGAGCGGTACACCGCTTGCGGCGCCCTCCGGGATTATGGTTGGGACCTACCGGATGGAGACCCGCCATGGCGAAACGTTCGATGCCGCAGTCCCACCCTTCCCGCTTGACTGCCCTCATGCAGACCGAATGGTTCACTAA
- the metZ gene encoding O-succinylhomoserine sulfhydrylase (Derived by automated computational analysis using gene prediction method: Protein Homology. GO_function: GO:0016835 - carbon-oxygen lyase activity [Evidence IEA]; GO_process: GO:0008652 - amino acid biosynthetic process [Evidence IEA]), whose product MSQSDAKSPLRPRTQAVHGGTMRSPFGETSEAMFLTSGYVYESAEAAEARFKGENDGFIYSRFANPTVRMFEERMMALEGADDARATASGMAAITAAMLCQLTTGDHVVAAKALFGSCRYIVEDLLPRFGVESTLVDGTDLSQWESAVRPNTKVFFLETPSNPTLEIIDLKAVADIAHNADARLVVDNAFASPVLQRPMEFGADVVAYSATKHIDGQGRCLGGVVLADQAFIDDHLANFLRQTGPSLSPFNAWVMLKSLETLDLRMREHCRNARCVAQAVEGSSKVRRTIYPGLKSHPQYKLAMDQMELGGNIVALELAGGKEAAFRFANALKIVSISNNLGDSKSLITHPATTTHQRLDDSARAELGITEGLLRLSVGLEDPADLVDDINRALSVS is encoded by the coding sequence ATGAGCCAATCAGACGCCAAATCACCCCTCCGTCCTCGTACGCAGGCGGTTCACGGAGGCACCATGCGCAGCCCGTTCGGGGAGACGAGCGAAGCCATGTTCCTGACGTCCGGCTACGTCTATGAGAGCGCGGAGGCTGCAGAAGCCCGGTTCAAGGGCGAGAATGACGGCTTTATCTATAGCCGCTTTGCCAACCCCACTGTGCGCATGTTCGAAGAGCGGATGATGGCACTGGAAGGCGCAGACGATGCGCGCGCCACCGCCAGCGGCATGGCCGCCATCACAGCAGCAATGCTTTGTCAGCTGACCACAGGCGACCATGTCGTCGCAGCAAAAGCCCTGTTTGGGTCCTGTCGCTATATTGTTGAAGACCTGCTGCCGCGATTTGGCGTTGAGAGCACGTTGGTTGACGGAACGGACCTTTCTCAGTGGGAAAGTGCGGTACGCCCAAACACCAAGGTCTTTTTCCTCGAAACGCCGTCCAATCCAACGCTGGAGATTATCGACCTGAAAGCTGTTGCCGACATAGCCCACAATGCTGATGCCCGGCTGGTCGTTGACAATGCATTCGCAAGTCCTGTTCTGCAGCGCCCAATGGAATTTGGCGCAGATGTCGTTGCCTATTCCGCAACCAAACACATTGACGGCCAGGGTCGTTGCCTCGGTGGCGTTGTGCTGGCGGACCAGGCCTTTATCGACGATCACCTGGCGAATTTTCTGCGGCAAACAGGCCCCTCACTCAGCCCCTTCAATGCCTGGGTGATGCTGAAAAGTCTGGAGACACTGGACCTGCGCATGCGCGAGCATTGTCGGAATGCGCGGTGTGTTGCGCAGGCCGTGGAGGGGAGTTCAAAAGTTCGGCGGACCATATATCCAGGACTGAAGAGCCACCCTCAATACAAGCTCGCCATGGACCAGATGGAGCTTGGCGGGAACATTGTCGCTTTGGAACTGGCGGGAGGGAAAGAGGCTGCCTTTAGATTCGCGAATGCCCTGAAAATCGTTTCGATCTCCAATAATCTCGGTGATTCGAAGAGCTTGATCACTCATCCCGCAACGACAACTCATCAAAGGCTGGATGATTCAGCACGGGCGGAATTGGGAATAACTGAAGGACTTCTGCGACTTTCGGTTGGTCTGGAAGACCCTGCTGATCTTGTGGATGACATCAACCGAGCACTGAGTGTCTCATAG
- a CDS encoding 2'-deoxycytidine 5'-triphosphate deaminase (Derived by automated computational analysis using gene prediction method: Protein Homology. GO_function: GO:0008829 - dCTP deaminase activity [Evidence IEA]; GO_process: GO:0009394 - 2'-deoxyribonucleotide metabolic process [Evidence IEA]), with translation MTDSRTQMTKSASDLFPDHDGATPSSARAGAAHATGILPAHAIRALVKDQQIWGTREIEDNQVQPASLDLRLGATAYRLRASFLPGPKSSVMEKVEAFSFHKIDLTEGAVLETGCVYLVPLMEALALSERTSASANPKSSTGRLDVFTRLITDHGSEFDQVEAGYKGHLYLEISPRTFSVLVRAGSRLSQIRFRRGQPTHTDIELRTLHEQERLVDDAVADIDGGLGLSVDLKGDDQTGLIGYRAKRHSGLIDVDLRDGYETLDFWEPIYARADGALVLDPNEFYILASREAVHVPATHAAEMVPYNPLVGEFRVHYAGFFDPGFGARAAGGAGSRGVLEVRSHDVPFILEHGQTIGRLLYERLTDAPTELYGQGIGSSYQKQGLKLSKHFRTP, from the coding sequence ATGACAGATTCCCGGACACAGATGACCAAATCCGCGAGTGATCTTTTCCCTGACCATGATGGTGCGACGCCCAGCTCGGCCCGCGCGGGTGCGGCCCATGCAACGGGCATCCTGCCAGCCCATGCCATCCGAGCATTGGTGAAGGACCAGCAGATTTGGGGCACCAGGGAGATTGAGGACAACCAGGTGCAGCCTGCAAGCCTTGATCTGCGCCTGGGAGCAACGGCCTATCGCCTGCGGGCGAGCTTCCTGCCGGGACCTAAATCCAGTGTGATGGAAAAGGTGGAAGCCTTTTCCTTCCATAAGATCGACCTGACCGAAGGCGCTGTGCTGGAGACAGGCTGCGTCTATCTCGTGCCCTTGATGGAAGCGTTGGCACTCTCCGAGCGCACAAGTGCCAGTGCCAATCCTAAAAGTTCTACAGGCCGCCTGGATGTCTTTACGAGGCTGATTACTGATCACGGGTCAGAGTTTGATCAGGTTGAAGCCGGGTACAAGGGCCATCTCTATCTGGAAATAAGCCCGCGAACATTTTCCGTGTTGGTACGCGCTGGGTCTAGGCTGTCGCAAATCCGGTTCCGACGGGGTCAGCCGACCCATACAGACATCGAATTGCGCACCCTGCATGAGCAAGAACGATTGGTGGATGACGCGGTCGCTGATATTGACGGTGGTCTGGGATTGAGTGTCGACCTCAAAGGTGACGATCAGACGGGGCTTATCGGGTACCGCGCCAAGCGCCACTCCGGTCTGATTGATGTGGACCTTCGCGATGGGTACGAGACGCTTGATTTTTGGGAACCGATTTACGCACGAGCTGATGGTGCGCTGGTCCTCGACCCGAATGAGTTTTATATCCTGGCATCAAGGGAAGCTGTTCACGTGCCGGCAACCCATGCCGCTGAAATGGTTCCCTATAATCCGCTGGTTGGTGAATTTCGCGTCCACTATGCAGGTTTTTTTGATCCTGGGTTTGGGGCACGTGCCGCTGGCGGCGCAGGCAGCAGGGGGGTGCTTGAAGTTCGCAGCCACGACGTGCCGTTCATTCTTGAGCACGGTCAAACCATTGGACGGCTGCTCTATGAACGCCTGACCGACGCACCGACCGAACTATACGGCCAGGGGATCGGCTCTTCCTATCAGAAGCAGGGTCTGAAACTCTCCAAGCATTTTAGAACGCCCTGA